The following is a genomic window from Anopheles aquasalis chromosome 3, idAnoAquaMG_Q_19, whole genome shotgun sequence.
ATAAAACCAGGGTATCCTTGTCGATAACAGCATCAGTACACCAAGGACTAGCAAAAGAGTAGCAATCAGCGATATACTCTTCGAGTGGATCTTGAACTTTGAAGGTGAAACCATTAAGGATACTCACGATTTGGATTAACCGTGTCCTTTTCGCTAGAACGCCATCATTCGCGTTGTGCTTTGTTCGAAAAAGTAAATACGTTAGCAATGGCGAATtctagtgctgctgtttgtgttcTGCTGTTCTGCCTGTGCCTCAGAGTGAGTGCCGCGTTGCCGGCCTTCGACGATGAGCGGGATTTTGAAAGAGAAGTGAGTCTAAGCTGTGCCCAGTTTGGGTCCTGACTGAGCAAAGGATTACCCGGAACGAGAATGGATTCTAACAGTTTCGACTATATACTACTTCCCCTCCGCAGCTCTACTACCGCCAGCTTCCGGAATGGCCACTAAGCTCGCCGGCGGACTTGTTGGGCGAACCGGCCGTGCTACCATTGCTCGGTGCTGCCTTTGAGTACCGACAACCGATCCATGCGGCCGCCAGTGCACCACACGTGAAGCGAAATTCCGAGCTCATAAATTCTCTACTTAGTCTTCCGAAGTCGATGAATGATGCTGGCAAGTAACGCGGCACCCACTCTTCGCGCAGTATTCCGCGCTAGTAGATAGCTGGAAATGTAGCATATAGAAAAGCGATTCTCATGATTCTATGGTGCTTGCTGGAAATCCGACAAAGGGGACATTTCATTCTGAAATAGGTTGCATTATGGTTTCGTTCCACGCCGCGTCATAAACAGTTTTCCTCGATCATTCTTCGATGCCCACTAGTGCGTTAGAGTAGAATATTAGCTAAAGCAAAACTGAAACAAGTAATCCGTATTGATGTTATCGGT
Proteins encoded in this region:
- the LOC126576059 gene encoding protein PDF, translating into MANSSAAVCVLLFCLCLRVSAALPAFDDERDFERELYYRQLPEWPLSSPADLLGEPAVLPLLGAAFEYRQPIHAAASAPHVKRNSELINSLLSLPKSMNDAGK